A region from the Aegilops tauschii subsp. strangulata cultivar AL8/78 chromosome 5, Aet v6.0, whole genome shotgun sequence genome encodes:
- the LOC109782079 gene encoding uncharacterized protein — MSRRRRQGSDSDGEDDSFLYRYPMPSSSAGAPSSLPASGGHGGGGRGGGSGSGGLAPSKSTVYVSNLDFALTNSDLHTLFSRFGKVARVTVLKDRESRRSKGVAFVLFVRREDAVAAAAEMHGKVLNGRTLAASIAEDNGRAAQFIRRREYRDKSHCYECGGEGHLSYECPRNQLGPRERPPPSKKSRRGGGAAGGRGGGGGRGSGGGEGDGPSWQSDEDDDAVAAAFEDDRWASVVDTRGEEEKAAEKEGRAKAKAARKEKRKGYFSDESDEDDD, encoded by the coding sequence ATGTCTCGCCGGCGGCGGCAGGGCTCCGACTCCGACGGCGAGGACGACAGCTTCCTCTACCGCTACCCGATGCCCTCCTCCTCCGCCGGCGCCCCCTCCAGCTTGCCCGCGTCGGGCGGCCACGGCGGGGGCGGCaggggcggcggcagcggctcgGGCGGGCTCGCGCCGTCCAAGTCCACGGTGTACGTCTCCAACCTGGACTTCGCGCTCACCAACTCCGACCTGCACACCCTCTTCTCCCGCTTCGGGAAGGTGGCCCGCGTCACGGTCCTCAAGGACCGCGAGTCCCGCCGCAGCAAGGGGGTCGCCTTCGTGCTCTTCGTCCGACGGGAGGACGCCGTGGCGGCGGCCGCCGAGATGCACGGCAAGGTGCTCAACGGCCGCACCCTCGCCGCCTCCATCGCCGAGGACAACGGCCGCGCCGCGCAGTTCATCCGCCGCCGCGAGTACCGCGACAAGTCGCACTGCTACGAGTGCGGCGGGGAGGGCCACCTCTCCTACGAGTGCCCCCGCAACCAGCTCGGCCCCCGCGAGCGGCCGCCGCCCTCGAAGAAGTCGCGCCGCGGGGGCGGCGCTGCTGGtggccgtggcggcggcggcggccgcggaAGCGGGGGCGGGGAAGGGGACGGGCCCTCCTGGCAGTCAGACGAGGACGacgacgccgtcgccgcggcgTTCGAGGACGACAGGTGGGCGTCGGTGGTGGACacgaggggggaggaggagaaggcGGCCGAGAAGGAGGGCAGGGCCAAGGCCAAGGCGGCGAGGAAGGAGAAGAGGAAAGGTTACTTCAGCGACGAGAGCGACGAGGACGATGACTGA
- the LOC109782065 gene encoding uncharacterized protein — translation MDSGSSWQEGAKHARFSLQVDMQCRCMGCVGKVEKAMAAVGSFTGVETAVGDVNAGVVAVAGKVDPAELCQWLKRKTRKDVKIVCPHPPAENHKQKMILVLGGSSRIENTTPSAPPLPQHFSSALAPSGVQSGHEDLHLIEEKIRDLERARDALKVRSLKNELTAAKSELKQSREVISNSKKALLDSALSQLDAFKKLESLTQATM, via the exons ATGGATTCTGGCTCCTCTTGGCAGGAGGGAGCCAAGCACGCGCGGTTCAGCCTCCAGGTGGACATGCAGTGCCGGTGCATGGGCTGCGTCGGCAAGGTCGAGAAGGCCATGGCCGCCGTCGGCAGCTTCACCG GGGTCGAGACGGCGGTGGGGGACGTCAATGCTGGGGTCGTGGCCGTGGCGGGGAAGGTGGACCCGGCGGAGCTCTGCCAGTGGCTCAAGAGGAAGACGAGGAAGGATGTCAAGATCGTCTGCCCTCATCCGCCGGCTGAGAATCATAAGCAG AAAATGATACTGGTCCTGGGAGGCAGTTCAAGAATCGAGAACACTACACCTTCAGCTCCACCGCTACCGCAACATTTCTCCAGCGCTCTAGCACCATCAGGAGTTCAGTCTGGCCACGAGGACCTGCATCTGATCGAGGAGAAGATCAGAGACCTCGAGAGGGCCAGGGATGCGTTGAAGGTCAGGAGCCTGAAGAACGAGCTGACTGCAGCCAAGTCTGAGCTGAAACAATCAAGGGAAGTGATCAGCAACAGTAAGAAGGCTCTGCTAGATAGTGCCCTGAGCCAGCTCGACGCGTTCAAGAAACTAGAATCACTCACTCAGGCCACCATGTGA